The following are from one region of the Cyanobium gracile PCC 6307 genome:
- a CDS encoding rhamnan synthesis F family protein, whose product MPDWEALEQSSLPRRLLVDGPIRGVLGQKILLILHAYNLDGLASFLSSLRQKAFFHDQVITTDSEEKAKKIKAIHADTMASDCKLLVKVFPNRGRDVLPFWRVLDECGSSYDFFLKVHLKRSKHWEDLGYVERSGTDQDAGTQWSEDIFCCLIPSSSEECNALLAQMACLELGALFPRPHKVVSRFGWGDEQNLIIASIILQELGIDQAKLLAPLIFPAGNMFWGSTKSFLPFTPFFLQEGRYPDEPIPIDGTFLHAAERCSPYLLASNDTDVGILFPPTLESEPSRACLRLLPVDLTRYAGNKEVLDSSPAHLVHQKYTDALVEYREDLRRMRKELEALRLQIQFMNQSRLMKLFRFFRVR is encoded by the coding sequence ATGCCTGATTGGGAGGCCTTGGAACAATCTTCCCTCCCGAGACGGCTCCTTGTCGATGGACCTATTCGAGGTGTTCTAGGCCAGAAGATCTTGCTGATACTTCATGCCTACAATCTAGACGGTCTAGCTTCCTTCTTGTCAAGCTTGCGACAGAAGGCATTCTTTCATGACCAAGTCATTACCACCGATTCCGAGGAGAAGGCGAAGAAGATTAAAGCTATTCATGCTGACACAATGGCAAGCGACTGCAAGCTTCTCGTCAAGGTCTTCCCAAACCGAGGACGTGATGTCCTTCCCTTTTGGCGCGTTCTGGATGAGTGCGGCTCCTCATACGATTTCTTTCTGAAGGTACACCTTAAAAGGAGTAAACATTGGGAAGATCTCGGCTATGTAGAGCGATCCGGCACCGATCAGGATGCAGGCACTCAGTGGTCCGAGGACATCTTTTGCTGCCTCATCCCCTCCTCATCAGAAGAATGCAATGCATTGCTCGCTCAGATGGCATGTCTTGAGCTAGGAGCTCTTTTCCCAAGGCCTCATAAGGTTGTCAGCCGTTTTGGTTGGGGTGATGAGCAAAACCTAATTATTGCCTCCATAATACTCCAAGAACTTGGAATCGACCAAGCAAAGCTCTTAGCACCACTGATATTCCCGGCAGGTAATATGTTCTGGGGTAGCACGAAATCCTTTTTGCCATTCACCCCCTTCTTTCTTCAAGAAGGTAGGTATCCCGATGAGCCAATTCCAATTGATGGTACATTTCTTCATGCTGCTGAGCGTTGCAGCCCCTATCTTCTTGCTTCTAATGATACAGATGTTGGTATTCTCTTTCCGCCGACTTTGGAAAGTGAGCCATCACGGGCTTGCCTTCGGCTGCTGCCTGTGGACTTGACTCGTTATGCAGGCAACAAGGAAGTCCTGGACTCTTCACCAGCTCATCTCGTTCATCAGAAATATACTGACGCCTTAGTGGAATATAGAGAAGACTTGCGACGCATGAGAAAAGAGC
- a CDS encoding photosystem II reaction center protein L: MQRNPNPNNLPVELNRTSLYLGLLFVFVIGILFSSYFFN; encoded by the coding sequence ATGCAGCGCAATCCCAACCCCAACAACCTGCCGGTCGAGCTGAACCGCACCAGCCTCTATCTCGGGCTGCTGTTTGTGTTCGTCATCGGCATCCTCTTCTCCAGCTACTTCTTCAACTGA
- a CDS encoding rubredoxin: MSTEPPTETPTEEFPTGSAGTIGEAAEPVAEDPSSHRFECRSCGFVYDPAEGVKKLGIPAGTSFLDLDPVGFRCPVCRSRVGAFKDIGPRNKPSGFEENLNFGLGVNRLTPGQKNVLIFGGFALAFAFFLSLYSLR; this comes from the coding sequence ATGAGCACGGAACCGCCGACGGAGACACCCACCGAAGAGTTCCCCACCGGATCCGCCGGCACCATCGGCGAGGCGGCCGAACCCGTCGCGGAGGACCCTTCCAGCCACCGCTTCGAGTGCCGCAGCTGCGGCTTCGTCTACGACCCGGCCGAGGGGGTGAAGAAGCTGGGGATCCCCGCCGGCACCTCCTTCCTCGACCTCGATCCGGTCGGTTTCCGCTGCCCGGTCTGCCGCAGCCGGGTGGGGGCCTTCAAGGACATCGGCCCGCGCAACAAGCCCAGTGGCTTCGAGGAAAACCTCAACTTCGGCCTCGGGGTGAACCGCCTCACCCCCGGCCAGAAGAACGTGCTGATCTTCGGGGGGTTCGCCCTCGCCTTCGCTTTCTTCCTCTCCCTCTATTCCCTGCGTTGA
- the psbE gene encoding cytochrome b559 subunit alpha, with product MAAGSTGERPFFEIITSIRYWVIHAVTLPAIFLAGFLFVSTGLAYDAFGTPRPDAYFQAQETKAPVVSQRYEGKSSLDLRLQEP from the coding sequence ATGGCTGCCGGCTCCACAGGGGAACGCCCGTTCTTCGAGATCATCACAAGCATCCGCTACTGGGTCATCCATGCGGTAACCCTGCCGGCCATCTTCCTGGCGGGCTTCCTGTTCGTGTCCACCGGCCTGGCCTACGACGCCTTCGGCACGCCCCGCCCGGATGCCTACTTCCAGGCCCAGGAAACCAAGGCTCCCGTCGTGAGTCAGCGTTACGAGGGCAAGAGCAGCCTTGATCTGCGCCTCCAGGAACCATGA
- a CDS encoding NAD(P)H-quinone oxidoreductase subunit J: MPEETPATPDPADTGAIEAAAPAAIEGPAPGPVATWLASQGFDTTALGPDHEGVEMLGVDASALPLVATALKATGFDYLQCQGGYDEGPGGRLVSFYHLVKMAAMVEQLAALADASGPLPAEAHPQEVRLKVFLPRDGALTIPSLYGLFRGADWQERETFDMFGISFEGHPHPKRLLMPEDWKGWPLRKDYVQPDFYEMQDAY, from the coding sequence ATGCCTGAGGAGACCCCCGCCACACCGGATCCGGCGGACACCGGCGCGATCGAAGCCGCCGCCCCGGCGGCCATCGAAGGCCCCGCCCCTGGGCCCGTGGCCACCTGGCTGGCCAGCCAGGGTTTCGACACCACCGCCCTCGGCCCCGACCATGAAGGTGTGGAGATGCTGGGTGTCGATGCCTCGGCCTTGCCCCTGGTGGCCACGGCCCTGAAGGCCACCGGCTTCGATTATCTGCAGTGCCAGGGCGGCTACGACGAAGGTCCCGGCGGCCGGCTGGTGAGCTTCTATCACCTGGTGAAGATGGCGGCCATGGTGGAGCAGCTGGCGGCGCTCGCCGATGCCAGCGGCCCCCTGCCGGCGGAGGCCCATCCCCAGGAGGTGCGCCTGAAGGTGTTCCTGCCCCGGGATGGGGCCCTCACCATCCCCAGCCTCTACGGCCTGTTCCGCGGCGCCGACTGGCAGGAGCGCGAAACCTTCGACATGTTCGGCATCAGCTTCGAGGGCCATCCCCATCCCAAGCGGCTGCTGATGCCGGAGGACTGGAAGGGCTGGCCGCTGCGGAAGGATTACGTGCAGCCCGATTTCTATGAGATGCAGGATGCCTATTGA
- a CDS encoding photosystem II reaction center protein J, giving the protein MSGKKSSLPDGRIPDRLPDGRPAVAWKSRWTEGVLPLWMVATAGGMAVIFVVGLFFYGSYVGVGSA; this is encoded by the coding sequence ATGAGCGGCAAGAAATCCTCACTTCCTGACGGCCGGATCCCCGACCGCCTTCCCGACGGCCGCCCGGCCGTGGCCTGGAAGAGCCGGTGGACCGAAGGGGTCCTGCCGCTCTGGATGGTCGCCACCGCCGGTGGCATGGCCGTGATCTTCGTGGTCGGCCTGTTCTTCTACGGCTCCTACGTGGGTGTCGGCTCGGCCTGA
- a CDS encoding photosynthesis system II assembly factor Ycf48: MPAPLPALPSFLRPLRPLLGLALSLVLALGLTGCVTTGLPTAAASPWQAVPLDTRSNPLDVAFSSADHGFLVGSNRLIMETDDGGASWQERALDLPEEENFRLISIDFSGPEGWIVGQPGLLLHSDDAGSSWSRLLLDTKLPGEPYVVTALGPKTAELATNVGAVYRTTDAGSSWQALVGDAAGAIRDLRRSADGDYVSVSSLGNFFATWEPGLPAWQVHQRVSSQRLQSMGFQPDGHLWMVARGAQLRFDGDPSTAESTESGDWSKPVIPITNGYGYLDMAWDPRGAIWTGGGNGTLLVSNDAGASWQRDPVGSEQPTNFSRIVFAPDGKGFVLGERGVLLRWVG, translated from the coding sequence ATGCCTGCGCCCCTTCCGGCTCTGCCGTCCTTCCTGCGCCCGCTGCGTCCCCTGCTCGGCCTGGCGCTCTCGCTGGTGCTCGCCCTAGGGCTCACGGGCTGCGTCACCACCGGCCTGCCCACCGCCGCCGCCAGCCCCTGGCAGGCGGTTCCCCTGGACACCCGCTCCAACCCCCTCGACGTGGCCTTCAGCAGCGCCGACCACGGCTTCCTGGTGGGCAGCAACCGGCTGATCATGGAAACCGACGACGGCGGTGCCAGCTGGCAAGAGCGCGCCCTCGACCTGCCCGAAGAGGAAAACTTCCGGCTGATCAGCATCGACTTCAGCGGCCCTGAGGGCTGGATCGTGGGCCAGCCCGGCCTGCTGCTGCACAGCGACGATGCCGGCAGCAGCTGGAGCCGGCTGCTGCTCGACACCAAGCTGCCCGGCGAGCCCTATGTGGTGACGGCCCTGGGGCCGAAGACCGCCGAACTGGCCACCAACGTCGGTGCGGTGTACCGCACCACCGATGCCGGCTCCAGCTGGCAGGCCCTGGTGGGCGATGCCGCCGGCGCCATCCGCGACCTGCGCCGCAGCGCCGACGGCGACTACGTCAGCGTCAGCAGCCTGGGGAACTTCTTCGCCACCTGGGAACCGGGCCTGCCCGCCTGGCAGGTGCACCAGCGGGTCAGCAGCCAGCGGCTGCAGTCGATGGGCTTCCAGCCCGACGGCCACCTCTGGATGGTGGCCCGGGGCGCCCAGCTGCGCTTCGACGGCGACCCGAGCACCGCCGAAAGCACCGAAAGCGGCGACTGGAGCAAGCCCGTGATCCCGATCACCAACGGCTACGGCTACCTCGACATGGCCTGGGATCCCCGCGGCGCCATCTGGACCGGCGGCGGCAACGGCACCCTGCTGGTGAGCAACGATGCCGGCGCCAGCTGGCAGCGGGATCCGGTGGGCAGCGAACAGCCCACCAACTTCTCCCGGATCGTCTTCGCCCCCGATGGCAAGGGCTTCGTTCTGGGGGAGCGGGGTGTGCTGCTGCGCTGGGTGGGTTGA
- the ndhC gene encoding photosynthetic/respiratory NAD(P)H-quinone oxidoreductase subunit C, whose product MFVLSGYDAFLGFLLISAAVPVLALVANKLLAPKSRQGERQLTYESGMEPIGGAWIQFNIRYYMFALVFVIFDVETVFLYPWAVAFHRLGLLAFIEALIFISILVLALAYAWRKGALEWS is encoded by the coding sequence ATGTTCGTGCTCTCCGGCTACGACGCCTTTCTGGGCTTCCTGCTGATTTCGGCGGCGGTTCCGGTGCTGGCGCTGGTGGCCAACAAGCTGCTGGCGCCCAAAAGCCGCCAGGGGGAGCGTCAGCTCACCTATGAGTCGGGGATGGAGCCGATCGGCGGCGCCTGGATCCAGTTCAACATCCGCTACTACATGTTTGCCCTGGTCTTCGTCATCTTCGATGTCGAGACCGTCTTCCTCTACCCCTGGGCGGTGGCCTTTCACCGTCTCGGGCTGCTGGCCTTCATCGAGGCTCTGATCTTCATCTCCATCCTGGTGCTGGCCTTGGCGTATGCCTGGCGCAAGGGCGCTCTCGAGTGGAGCTGA
- the nuoB gene encoding NADH-quinone oxidoreductase subunit NuoB — protein sequence MTLTPPAGSLSVDALRDLREASCGPVGAPGVTADLSENIILTSLDDLHNWARLSSLWPLLYGTACCFIEFAALIGSRFDFDRFGLVPRSSPRQADLLIVAGTVTMKMAPALVRLYEQMPEPKYVIAMGACTITGGMFSADSTTAVRGVDKLIPVDLYLPGCPPRPEAIFDAVIKLRKKVGNEALAERGNLRPTHRYCTIPHQMKRIDPIVTGAYLRAETQQAALAAAAGLPVAAAASAEAVSTPPSAPATDA from the coding sequence ATGACCCTCACCCCCCCTGCCGGCTCCCTCTCCGTCGACGCCCTGCGCGATCTGCGCGAGGCCAGCTGCGGCCCCGTGGGCGCCCCCGGCGTCACCGCCGACCTCTCCGAGAACATCATTCTCACCAGCCTCGACGACCTCCACAACTGGGCCCGGCTCAGCAGCCTCTGGCCGCTGCTCTACGGCACGGCCTGCTGCTTCATCGAGTTCGCGGCCCTGATCGGCTCCCGCTTCGACTTCGACCGCTTCGGCCTGGTGCCCCGCTCCAGCCCCCGCCAGGCCGATCTGCTGATCGTGGCCGGCACGGTGACGATGAAGATGGCGCCGGCCCTGGTGCGGCTCTACGAGCAGATGCCGGAGCCCAAGTACGTGATCGCCATGGGGGCCTGCACCATCACCGGCGGCATGTTCTCTGCCGACTCCACCACGGCCGTGCGCGGGGTCGACAAGCTGATCCCGGTCGATCTCTACCTGCCGGGTTGTCCGCCACGGCCCGAGGCGATCTTCGATGCGGTGATCAAGCTGCGCAAGAAGGTGGGCAACGAAGCCCTGGCCGAGCGCGGCAACCTGCGTCCCACCCACCGCTACTGCACGATCCCCCACCAGATGAAGCGGATCGATCCGATCGTCACAGGCGCCTACCTGCGGGCCGAAACCCAGCAGGCCGCCCTTGCTGCTGCTGCGGGCCTGCCTGTGGCCGCCGCCGCCAGCGCCGAAGCCGTTTCCACCCCCCCCTCCGCCCCTGCCACCGATGCCTGA
- the psbF gene encoding cytochrome b559 subunit beta, which produces MTQSTAPTTPRNYPIFTVRWLSVHALGIPTVFFLGALAAMQFVRR; this is translated from the coding sequence ATGACCCAGTCCACCGCCCCCACCACGCCGCGCAATTACCCGATCTTCACGGTGCGCTGGCTTTCCGTCCACGCCCTCGGTATTCCCACGGTCTTCTTCCTGGGTGCCCTGGCGGCCATGCAGTTCGTCCGTCGCTGA